The genome window TAGGATGTTAATTGTACCACCAATAGAAGGTACAGCTACTTTAGCTGCTCCAAGTCCTCTTTGTACTTGCATAGTACGAGTTACATCTGAAAGACCAGCCCAGTTTGACCAGTATACACGACCATTTTCCATATCGTTTACTGGTACACCATTAATCATTACAGCTACATTTTCTGAGTTGAAACCACGAATGTTCACACGTGCATCACCCCATCCACCACCAGATTTGGTAGCGTAGATACCAGGAGTAGATTTTAAGATTTCAGGAAACTCTTGAGTACCAAGTTTTTCTTCAATCAACTCTGGTTTAATAGTAGAAACAGCAACTGGTGTTTTACGATCAATTGCTACAGATGCGAGTACTTCTACCTCTGCTAGACCAATGACATCAGTCTTCAAATAAATCTCCCCTAAATCTATTTTACTTAATTCTGCAGGATTAACACTTACAGTCTTCTCCTGTTTTGTCATTCCCACAGAAGAAATTTGAATTGTTATCTGTCCAGATTGACTAGTTTGAAGCGTAAATCTTCCTTCAAGATCTGTTGACGCTCCAATTGTAGTTCCTTTAATTACTACTGAAGCACCAATAATTGCTTCGCCAGTTCCTTCTTCCAATACCAAGCCTGTGATACTTGCATTTTGCGCAAATAGATTATGCGTCAAAAAGATTAGAAAAAGTGTGATAAATCTTTTCATCAGTTAGAAAAAGTTATTTAGTCTTTAAGAATAAATTGAATTTCATTTGAAAACATTGCAAAACTAAACAGCCTTTAACGCTGATTCAATAACACTTACTCACCAATAGTAAAACAACAAAAAACAATAAGATTGACACTAAACCTCATCTCAAACAATCTATTCAAGCACAAAAAAACAAGTGTATTCAATGTTATGCAGTAACAGTTTTACGTCAATAGTAAAATCTAAAAAGTATTAATGAATATAAATTTTTTGTTAACTGAATTAACTATTCTGCGAAAAAACAGAAATAATACAATAAAAAAAGCAGCTAGTATATACATACTAGCTGCTTATTACTTTTATAAGTAAACTTTATGAAAATTCGAATTAGTTTTTCACCTCTTCAAAATCTACATCAGTTACATCATCATCTTTGTCAGAAGAAGCACCTGCGCCATTAGCACCTGCACCACCTGCTGCTGCATTTGGATCAGCACCAGGAGCACCTTCAGCACCACTAGCTTGGTACATCTCTTGAGAAGCTGCTTGCCATGCTGCATTCAATGATTCCATAGCAGTATCAATTTTAGCAAGATCTTGAGATTTGTGTGCTTCTTTCAATTCGTTCAAAGCAGACTCAATAGCTGTTTTGTTACCTTCTGAAAGTTTGTCACCAAATTCTTTCAATTGCTTCTCTGTTTGGAAAATCAAAGCATCAGCTTCGTTGATTTTCTCAACTCTTTCTTTAGCTGTTTTATCAGCCTCTTCGTTAGCTTTCGCTTCTTGCTTCATTTTCTCGATTTCCTCGTCAGTCAAACCTGAAGAAGCTTCGATACGGATTTTTTGCTCTTTGTTTGTTGCTTTGTCTTTAGCAAGTACATGCAAAATACCGTTAGCATCAATATCGAACGTTACTTCAATTTGAGGCACACCTCTTGGTGCTGGTGGAATTCCATCTAAGTGGAAACGACCAATTGTTTTGTTATCGTTAGCCATCGGACGCTCACCTTGAAGAACGTGAATCTCTACTGAAGGCTGGTTATCAGCTGCAGTTGAGAATGTTTGTGACTTCTTCGAAGGAATTGTAGTGTTTGCCTCGATCAATTTAGTGAATACACCACCCATTGTTTCGATACCCAATGAAAGTGGAGTAACATCAAGAAGCAATACGTCTTTTACTTCACCTGTCAATACACCACCTTGGATAGAAGCACCAATTGCAACTACTTCATCAGGGTTAACACCTTTAGAAGGCTTCTTACCGAAGAACTTCTCTACTTCCTCTTGTACTTTAGGGATACGAGTAGAACCACCTACCAAGATTACTTCATCGATATCTGAAGCAGAAAGACCTGCATCGCTCAAGGCTTTTCTACATGGCTCCATTGATCTTCTGATCAATGAGTCAGATAGTTGCTCGAACATTGCTCTTGAAAGTGATTTTACTAAGTGTTGAGGCACACCGTCAACTGGCATAATATAAGGCAAGTTGATTTCAGCATTAGAACCTGAAGAAAGCTCAATTTTAGCTTTTTCAGCTGCTTCTTTCAAACGTTGCAATGCCATTGGGTCTT of Sediminitomix flava contains these proteins:
- the dnaK gene encoding molecular chaperone DnaK — its product is MGKIIGIDLGTTNSCVAVMEGNEPVVIPNSEGRRTTPSIVGFLDNGERKVGDPAKRQAITNPTKTVASVKRFMGKKYSEANNEIGQVAYGVEAGPNDTPRVKIDDKLYTPQEISAIILQKMKKTAEDYLGTEVTEAVVTVPAYFNDAERQATKEAGEIAGLTVKRIINEPTAAALAYGMDKADSDKKIAVFDLGGGTFDISVLELGDGVFEVLSTNGDTHLGGDDFDKVIIDWLAEEFQKDFPTIDLRKDPMALQRLKEAAEKAKIELSSGSNAEINLPYIMPVDGVPQHLVKSLSRAMFEQLSDSLIRRSMEPCRKALSDAGLSASDIDEVILVGGSTRIPKVQEEVEKFFGKKPSKGVNPDEVVAIGASIQGGVLTGEVKDVLLLDVTPLSLGIETMGGVFTKLIEANTTIPSKKSQTFSTAADNQPSVEIHVLQGERPMANDNKTIGRFHLDGIPPAPRGVPQIEVTFDIDANGILHVLAKDKATNKEQKIRIEASSGLTDEEIEKMKQEAKANEEADKTAKERVEKINEADALIFQTEKQLKEFGDKLSEGNKTAIESALNELKEAHKSQDLAKIDTAMESLNAAWQAASQEMYQASGAEGAPGADPNAAAGGAGANGAGASSDKDDDVTDVDFEEVKN